TCTGAGGTTTCTAGCCAGCCGCGAGTGGCCACCTTGCCGTTTCGGGCATCAATGCCGACGATGATTTGCCCCGGAAACTCCTGGCACAGTTGCGCGACCAAATCGGGATTTTCCACAGCCACCGTGCCCAAAATGGCCCAGCGCACGCCCAGCCCCAGCACCTCCGCCACACTTTGGCGATCGCGCAAGCCGCCCCCCACCTCGACCGGAATCGACACCGAGCGGGCGATCGCCTCAATCACGTCCCCATTCACCACATGCCCCGCCTTGGCTCCATCCAGATCTACCAGATGCAGCCGCGTTGCGCCCTGCGCCACCCACTCCTGCGCCACCAACACCGGATCATCATGAAACACCTCCGACTGGGCATAGTCGCCCTGATAAAGCCGCACACAGCGGCCGTCGAGGAGGTCAATAGCAGGGATTACGTCCATGAGGGGGTCAGGGAATGCTTCAGATCATTTCAGTTTTTCATCATCCGTTTTTCATCATCCCACGATCTCATCATCACCCCAACACCAGCTCATCATCACCCCAACACCAGCCCCGATCGCCCCGGCAGCCGCAGGGTCAACTGACCTTCTGTAATGTGAAACTCGCCTGCACCCCAGAGGTGGCGATCGACAGGATTGGTGGGCAGGGTGTCGGCGGTGAGGGTGACTTCGGCGGGGTCGAGGCCAGCGTTGACGGCGACCAGCAGCGAGTCCTGGCCCAGCGTGCGCGAGAAGACGTAGCAATGCCCCACGGCGGCGAGGATGCGATAGTCGCCCGTGCGGAGGGCCGGATGACTGTGGCGCAGGGCGATTAGTTCGCGGTGATAGGCCAGCGCGTCGCGATCCCACTGGTCGGGGGTGGGGAAGCCGCGCCGACAGTCGGGGTCGCTGCCACCCGGTAGCCCCACCTCGTCGCCATAGTAAATGCTGGGCGCACCGGGAAAGGTGAGCAGCAGCAGGGTCGCAAGCTTCACGCTGTCGCGATCGCCCTGAGCAATCGAAATCAGCCGAGCCGTGTCGTGGCTATCCAGCAGGTTCAACTGCGTCAGGTGAATCTCCCAGGGATAAAGGTCAAGCAGTTCCTGGATTTTGGCGGCATAGCCTACGGCATCCAGCGCCGGATAGGGACGATAGGAGCGATTTTCCACCAGGGGCAAATCCACGCGATCGCCCGCCGCAAACGCAATCGTCGGCGCAGTGAACAAATAATTCATCACGCCGTCGAACTGCGTACCATCCAGCCAGTGCCGTGCATCTTCCCAGATCTCGCCGACAATATAGGCTTCGGGGTTGACCGCTTTGACGCGATCGCGAAATTCCTGCCAGAACCCATCGGCTTTAATCTCATTGGGCACATCCAGCCGCCAGCCGTCTACGCCCCGCTTGATCCAGTATTCGCCAATTTGCATCAGGTATTCCCGCACGGCAGGGTTGTCGTGGTTAAACTGGGGCAGCGCCCGCAGCCCCCACCAGCTTGCATAGTTGGCAGGCTTTTCGTCGTCGTAGGCCGAGAGCGGCCAGTCGTGAATGCGGAACCAGTCTACCCAGGGCGATCGCGACCCGTTTTCCAAAATATCGTTAAAAAAGAAAAATCCCCGGCTGGAATGATTAAACACGCCATCCAGCAAAATACGAATGCCCCGGCTGTGGGCAGAGGTGAGCAGCTTCTCTAGTGCCTCATTGCCCCCCAGCAGCGGATCGACCTGATAGTAGTCGTGGGTGTGATAGCGGTGGTTGCTGGCAGACTGGAACACGGGCGTAAAGTAGATAGCCGTAACGCCCAGATTTTGCAAATAGTCAAGCTGATCGACTACGCCCCAGAGGTCGCCGCCCTTATAGCCGTGGAAGGTGGGCGGTGCGTCCCACGGCTCTAGCGCAGCCGAGCTAAATACCGGATGAAGCTGGCTGCTGCGGGCAAACCGATCAGGAAAGATTTGGTAGAAAACGGCGTGTTTTACCCAGTCAGGTGTGTGGATGGACATGAGCAACGAGAACAGGGGGTAGAGGTGGGGGTCAGGGCTTTAGAACAGCGGTCTGTTTCCGGGTCTATGTCCCCGACACCCGAACTATGCCACAAGCCACCGAAATGCTGGGTCTATCAGTTGGATCAATTAACGATCTGTCGGTGGAGACGATTATAGACCCACTCAGCTATCGTGTCCGATACGGTGGATAGCGTGGGCTTGGAGAAGGGGCAATAGTTCGCGCAACGAACTATCCGTATACTGTCCGAGATCGTCCGAGGTGACGAAATTCTGAGTCAGGGGTCAATATTTGGGAAACGCGGACTTCGACGAGGGCGATCGCCGAAACATGGCGGATGGGCGTCGCGCCAGAGGAGATTCCCGTCGGGATGCCGCACCTGACGTTAGCGCAGGTCTTCAGCGCGTTGACCTACTACAGCGACCATCCAGCAGAAATCAACCGCTACATTGAGCAAAACCGCATTCCCGACGAGTTAATTGATCCGCTGGTGAAATCTATGTTCACCGATGCCAGCCAAGTCTGTAGCAAGGGCCGACTCATCGTAGTCGAAGACAACAATATTCCTCTCAACCAGCAGATCCATAAAAGACAAACGATTTAGCCCCGAAAGTTCAGCGGCTTTGCCGAGCGACAGCTTTTTTTCTGAAAGAAGGCGATCGCCGCCAAAAGACGAATTTGCCGCCCCAAATCAGACGGTGGCTTGACTGGCTGCCAGTTGCGCGTTGATCAAAGTGAAGGTTCTCGATAGGTCGGTAATGCCAGCCCACTCTGCGGTTTCGGCTGCGGTGAGGCTGTCGGTTTTCTGTTTTTCCAGGAGGGTTTCCAGGCGGCTTTGCAGGTCGTCGGTAAAGCGAAACAGGCTAAAGTTGCCGACTGGCTAAAGGCGGATGCCAGTCGGCAAAAACGAGGAGGGCTGGATCATCAGTTGGGGTGTCATTCGATTCCCTCAAACTTACTTGCTTTTATTGTAGGTCGGTTGATTACGCCATGAAATCAAACCATAGAGACCTTTGGAGTGAATCTAGGGGGCGATCGCCCATCACACTCTCTTAGCATCCAGGAGGAATTCTCGATTTCAACACCGAAATCAGTGTAGGGATTTCGTTTTGAACAACATCCCAAACAATAGGGCACCTCGATTAATTGCCTTATTGAGAATTTTAGAAGTCTGAAACCCTTGTTTTCTCGTAGCCATTCTCAAGAGGTTCTGAATTTTTCGAGGTGCCCGCCAATTTAAACTAGATAAGAATGCTGCTCGTGCCATCCTTTGGCGTGTTGGCGGATGGCTTGGAGTTCTTCGGGGGGCATTTTGTCGAGGTTGGCGAGGATGAGGTTGATGCGGCCCTGGGATTTTAGCTGGGCGCGGTGGCGATCGAGGAAGTCCCAATAGAAAAAGTTGAACGGACAGGCGTTTTTGCCCGTGCGCTGTTTGGGGTCATAGCGACAGCCTTTGCAATAGTCGCTCATTTTGTTGACGTAGTTGGCGGAGGCGGCATAGGGCTTGGAGGCGAGGATGCCGCCATCGGCGAAGAGTCCCATGCCAATGACGTTCGTCTGCATCACCCAGTCGTAGGCATCGATGAAGGCGGCGTGAAACCAGTTTTCGACTTCCTGCGGCGAGAACCCAGCAATCAGCGAAAAGTTCGCCAGGATCATCAGCCGCTGGATGTGGTGCGCGTAGCCCGTGCGTTCGACTTGGCGGAGGGTTTGGCGGAGGCAGTTCATGTCGGTCTGGGTCGAGTCCCAAAAGAAGGCGGGCAGCGGCTGAGTATGCTGAAACCAGTTGCGCTGGGCGTAGTCTGCCTCGACGTGATGGTATAGCCCGTACATATACTCGCGCCAGCCGAGCACTTGGCGGATGAAGCCTTCAACACTGCTGAGGCTGAGGGCTTGTTTGTGGTAGGCGCGTTCGGCGGCGTGGATCACCTCCAGCGGACGCAGCAGCCCCAGGTTCAAATAGGGCGACAATAGCGCGTGCCACATGGTGTCTTCGCCCGTCACCATTGCGTCCTGGTAGGGGCCAAAGGTGGGCAGGCGCGTGGCGATGAAGTGATCCAGGACTTGCAGCGCGTGCGATCGCCCCACACCCCAGCGAAACGGCTCCAGTTCTCCGTAGGTGGGGCAGTCCAATTCCCGCACTTGCTGCATCACCTCACGGGTCATTGCGTCCGGCTCAAATTCTAGCGGCGCGGGCGGGTTCAGCTTGCCCTTGGGCGGTTTGCGATTGTCTTTATCAAAATTCCATGCGCCGCCGACGGGCTGCTTGCCCTCCATCAGCACACCAAAGCGCTGCCGCCCTTCGCGATAGAAATATTCCAGCAGCAGGTTCTTGCGACCCTTGGCCCAGGCAGCAAAATCGCCATCTTGCCAGAGGAAGTGGTTATTGGGCAACAGGTTCAGATCGCACGGCAAGTTGAGGGACTGGATGAGGTGCAGGAAGGGGCGATCGCCCGGTGTCATCACCCGCAGTTCCGTAATGCCGTTCGCCTCGATCCAACCCACCAGCGGCGACTCAAAATCTTCGGCGGTTTCGTAGGTGACGGGCCAGCCCGCCTCGCGCAGTTCTGCCGCAAAGTGGCGCATGGCAGACCACACCAGCACCAGCTTTTGCTTGTGATAGGGACGCAGCCGCACCCAGCCCAGCGACTCGATCAGGATGACGGGCGTGTTTTCCGCTTGCTCAGCACGGCTTTGCAGCGCCGCCTGCCTCTGCCAAAGCTGGTCGCCCAGCACCCAGATGCCAATGGTCATAGTTGGGAGAACGCCCTACGCATCCGACTGCTTGGGCTGAAATAGAAGCTGAATCCCCAGCGCCACCAGCCCCACCGCCGCAATGCCAAACGTCACCAGCGCCAGACAGCTCATCCCCAGCACCAGCGTCCGCACGGCCGAGCCAATGCTCACTGCCAGGGAATTGCCCGCAGGCAGCGGCTTGGCAGCAAAGGTGCTGTGGATGGAAACGGTGAGGAAATAAAGCGCAGTGGCGATCGCCCCTGAAATAGCAGCCCCCGTCCAGCAGCGCAGGGGGGTCGGCGGTGTCTCATCTGCCACTAGGGGGAGAGGCTTCTTTTTAGCAGTCTCTTGAACAGGGTTAATCTCTGCCATGTCGCGAACCTCACTTGAGCCTTGCTAGTGATGATCTTACAGGATGGAACGAGAAGGGGAGGATGGGAATTTAGACTTGCGTCCTGGTACCCTCCTCCCCTCCTCGCATCCCGTCATCGGCTCTAAAGTTCTGGCATCGTCCGCAGCACGGTCTTTGGCTGAGGGAGCTTCTCATCTAGGGCAGGGGCACACGCCCAGAAAGTCGTCACCGACTGGCGCATCCGCTCAACGCATTCCCTGGCCTTCTTGGCGTGGATGTCATCAGGATAGGCATAGGGATAGCTGGCGTGGTGGGTTGTCAGAGTTTCATAGTCGAACTTTTTCGTAGAAAAGGCGACTGCTTCGAGCTGCGTCAGCCGTTCTTCCAATAGCCCCATCAGCACCCGGAACCGCACCCACTGGTGATCCTCAAACTTGAACTCCTTAATGAGCTTATCGCCTGCGGTTTTGCCCTTGTTCATCACGCCCTCAATCGTAGCCTTGTCCATTGCCAGGTTGAGGCCGCCTTCGTCGTGGGCCAGGCGCACCTGGGCAATTCGTTCGCGATAGCCAGGTAGCCCGGCCAGACTGGTGTCTCGATAGTTTTGTGCGGTCTGGAACATTTGCCACGCAAAGGCCAGCAGGTTCGACTGCAAATCGACCCATTCGGGAGCCTGACGATCGTTGGGGCGCGGCAGAAACACATCCTGATTCAGCACACGGCCGCTTTCCTGCGATCGCTCTTCTTGCAAATTGGGCGAGTTGGGCGTGACGCTCAGATAATCCGGATTGATCGTGCGCGTCGCGCCCGTGCCAAATCCAGGTCTGACTTGCAGCGCATCTTCCGACACCGACCCCAGGTTGATGCCAAAGGTTGGGCGCGTGGGCAGCCACGAGTCAAAAAAGTGAATCGGGAAGTTGCTGCAAATGCCGCCATCGCTGAACCAGTTTTGCTGCAAATCTTTGGAATTTTTCGTCAGGTCTACTCTGATCACATCGCCCGGCTGGTGGCGATTGAGGCACGACTGGGACACCGTGTAGAGCGGCACCGCGCTAATCAGCACCGGAAAGCTAAGGCTCATGCGCGTTGCCACTACCACAGGCAGATCGTCGGGATCGGGCAGAAAGTAATAGCCCTTTGGCAGGTCATACTGCGGCCGCTGCCCCGCCTTTTCGACCAGATGCTTGACCACATTGCTGGGAAACAGCTTGCTAAATTCCTCCGCCTTAAAAATAAAGCGATGGTCGGGTTCAAAGGGCAGGGTGTAGGGGCGATTGTGGCTGAGATTGGAGGTGACCACGCGCAGGTCGATGTTGTATTTACCGTTATCGCAGTCGGGCAGATCTCCGTTTGGCAGGGGCTTCTTTCGCAGGTCGCCAAAGGTGAGCGGTCGCCCGGTTGGATCTAGCCCCGCCAGATTGTTGATGTTGACGCTGAGCCAGTCCGTCAGCGCAATGGGGTTGGGGTCTGGCCCATTTGCTTCAGGCATATGTCCGGTGCAAATGCCAAACAGATTGGTGGGCAGCATTTTGAACAGCGCCGTGTACAAATCCACCGCGCCCGCCGCCAGCGTGCCCACGCCCAGCAGCCGATCCAGCCCGATGAACATCACCGCCAGCACGCCCACCCCCAGCAGGTAGTCGCCCAGCGCCACCGAGTTGCCCGTCAGCCAGCCTGCAATGCCAAAGGCGATCGCCGCCAGAGTTCCCAGCACCAGCGCCAGCACCGCGCTACCCAGCAGTCCCCAGAGGGTTCCCTTGCGGGCACTGGCGGGGCTGGTGCGGCGGGTGATGTCGAGCAATTCCTGT
The Thermoleptolyngbya sichuanensis A183 DNA segment above includes these coding regions:
- the hisA gene encoding 1-(5-phosphoribosyl)-5-[(5-phosphoribosylamino)methylideneamino]imidazole-4-carboxamide isomerase produces the protein MDVIPAIDLLDGRCVRLYQGDYAQSEVFHDDPVLVAQEWVAQGATRLHLVDLDGAKAGHVVNGDVIEAIARSVSIPVEVGGGLRDRQSVAEVLGLGVRWAILGTVAVENPDLVAQLCQEFPGQIIVGIDARNGKVATRGWLETSEVDAIPLAQQMADLGAAAIIYTDIHRDGTLQGPNREALRELANAIAIPVIASGGISSTSDLMGLMALEPMGVTGAIVGRALYTGALSLRDAVRAVGQGRWQDVPPDLGFSTFA
- a CDS encoding glycoside hydrolase family 13 protein translates to MSIHTPDWVKHAVFYQIFPDRFARSSQLHPVFSSAALEPWDAPPTFHGYKGGDLWGVVDQLDYLQNLGVTAIYFTPVFQSASNHRYHTHDYYQVDPLLGGNEALEKLLTSAHSRGIRILLDGVFNHSSRGFFFFNDILENGSRSPWVDWFRIHDWPLSAYDDEKPANYASWWGLRALPQFNHDNPAVREYLMQIGEYWIKRGVDGWRLDVPNEIKADGFWQEFRDRVKAVNPEAYIVGEIWEDARHWLDGTQFDGVMNYLFTAPTIAFAAGDRVDLPLVENRSYRPYPALDAVGYAAKIQELLDLYPWEIHLTQLNLLDSHDTARLISIAQGDRDSVKLATLLLLTFPGAPSIYYGDEVGLPGGSDPDCRRGFPTPDQWDRDALAYHRELIALRHSHPALRTGDYRILAAVGHCYVFSRTLGQDSLLVAVNAGLDPAEVTLTADTLPTNPVDRHLWGAGEFHITEGQLTLRLPGRSGLVLG
- a CDS encoding cryptochrome/photolyase family protein encodes the protein MTIGIWVLGDQLWQRQAALQSRAEQAENTPVILIESLGWVRLRPYHKQKLVLVWSAMRHFAAELREAGWPVTYETAEDFESPLVGWIEANGITELRVMTPGDRPFLHLIQSLNLPCDLNLLPNNHFLWQDGDFAAWAKGRKNLLLEYFYREGRQRFGVLMEGKQPVGGAWNFDKDNRKPPKGKLNPPAPLEFEPDAMTREVMQQVRELDCPTYGELEPFRWGVGRSHALQVLDHFIATRLPTFGPYQDAMVTGEDTMWHALLSPYLNLGLLRPLEVIHAAERAYHKQALSLSSVEGFIRQVLGWREYMYGLYHHVEADYAQRNWFQHTQPLPAFFWDSTQTDMNCLRQTLRQVERTGYAHHIQRLMILANFSLIAGFSPQEVENWFHAAFIDAYDWVMQTNVIGMGLFADGGILASKPYAASANYVNKMSDYCKGCRYDPKQRTGKNACPFNFFYWDFLDRHRAQLKSQGRINLILANLDKMPPEELQAIRQHAKGWHEQHSYLV
- a CDS encoding DUF3082 domain-containing protein, producing the protein MAEINPVQETAKKKPLPLVADETPPTPLRCWTGAAISGAIATALYFLTVSIHSTFAAKPLPAGNSLAVSIGSAVRTLVLGMSCLALVTFGIAAVGLVALGIQLLFQPKQSDA
- a CDS encoding patatin-like phospholipase family protein; its protein translation is MSQAQPSAASEAPETRYLTPEQECDLVMKGGITSGIVYPPAICKLAGEGKYRFRSVGGTSAGAIAAAVTAAAEFGRETAWDGQPSGFDRLDTLSQQLCQEGFLLSLFQPEPMLKPLMDALMAILGITPDPKTGKSGRAASAQGSKPRKSWLQRIQELLDITRRTSPASARKGTLWGLLGSAVLALVLGTLAAIAFGIAGWLTGNSVALGDYLLGVGVLAVMFIGLDRLLGVGTLAAGAVDLYTALFKMLPTNLFGICTGHMPEANGPDPNPIALTDWLSVNINNLAGLDPTGRPLTFGDLRKKPLPNGDLPDCDNGKYNIDLRVVTSNLSHNRPYTLPFEPDHRFIFKAEEFSKLFPSNVVKHLVEKAGQRPQYDLPKGYYFLPDPDDLPVVVATRMSLSFPVLISAVPLYTVSQSCLNRHQPGDVIRVDLTKNSKDLQQNWFSDGGICSNFPIHFFDSWLPTRPTFGINLGSVSEDALQVRPGFGTGATRTINPDYLSVTPNSPNLQEERSQESGRVLNQDVFLPRPNDRQAPEWVDLQSNLLAFAWQMFQTAQNYRDTSLAGLPGYRERIAQVRLAHDEGGLNLAMDKATIEGVMNKGKTAGDKLIKEFKFEDHQWVRFRVLMGLLEERLTQLEAVAFSTKKFDYETLTTHHASYPYAYPDDIHAKKARECVERMRQSVTTFWACAPALDEKLPQPKTVLRTMPEL